A stretch of Drosophila gunungcola strain Sukarami chromosome 3L unlocalized genomic scaffold, Dgunungcola_SK_2 000002F, whole genome shotgun sequence DNA encodes these proteins:
- the LOC128257312 gene encoding mitochondrial dicarboxylate carrier, with translation MDDPFDWLDKVLVAGVAGCVAGVVGIPTELVNTRMQVNRALPSEKRWNYRHVFHGLYRVTRDEGWKALYRGSFLSLVRSGFITIGQVAAYDQAKEIYMEFLKLKHDNTILHLISSTTAACICVPIIKPIENLRTLKMVNSRGLLSIYAYMLRFGPRGYFRGMVPCLLRMVPNTIITFLSFEQIRVQFGYYQIEENKG, from the exons ATGGACGATCCATTCGACTGGCTGGACAAGGTGCTCGTCGCTGGAGTGGCGGGATGTGTGGCGGGGGTGGTGGGCATACCCACGGAGTTGGTCAACACCCGGATGCAGGTCAACCGCGCTCTGCCCAGTGAAAAGCGGTGGAACTACCGACACGTATTCCACGGACTGTACCGGGTAACCAGGGACGAAGGCTGGAAGGCGCTCTACAGGGGATCTTTCCTCTCTTTGGTTCGGTCGGGCTTCATTACAATCGGCCAGGTTGCAGCCTACGATCAg GCCAAGGAAATCTACatggaatttttaaaactcaagCACGACAACACCATTTTGCACCTGATTAGTTCCACAACGGCTGCTTGTATCTGCGTCCCAATCATCAAACCCATAGAGAACTTGAGGACCCTCAAGATGGTGAACTCGAGAGGATTGTTAAGTATCTATGCCTATATGTTGCGCTTCGGGCCACGAGGATATTTTCGCGGCATGGTGCCCTGCCTCCTGCGAATGGTGCCCAATACGATCATTACGTTTTTGAGTTTCGAGCAAATTCGTGTTCAATTTGGATACTATCAAATCGAAGAAAATAAAGGCTAG
- the LOC128257313 gene encoding uncharacterized protein LOC128257313, which translates to MLATSLLTSGPTKNNFLQRPAALPLICPKVATNFELQGGTHSHRWLMPNGRDNAMTTVRATEDFRKFCSLKWGECRIRSHQTMPNYSTTLHHLRGCGCECHSFTERGVEIWSTGSRKKEELAQLVRTSGQQLGNA; encoded by the exons ATGCTTGCCACGAGTCTCCTAACTTCCGGACCCACCAAAAACAACTTTCTGCAGCGCCCCGCGGCTCTGCCTCTAATATGTCCGAAAGTTGCAACCAATTTCGAACTGCAAGGTGGTACTCACTCACATCGCTGGCTGATGCCTAATGGCCGTGATAATGCCATGACAACTGTGCGAGCAACGGAGGATTTCAGAAAGTTCTGCAGTCTTAAATGGGGGGAGTGTCGAATTCGAAGCCACCAAACTATGCCAAATTACTCAACAACGTTGCATCACCTgcgtggatgtggatgtgaatgtCACTCCTTCACTGAACGCGGCGTAGAAATTTGGAGCACAGGCAGCAGGAAAAAGGAGGAGCTGGCTCAATTAGTTCGGACTTCCGGACAGCAATTAGGAAATG CCTAA
- the LOC128257266 gene encoding mitochondrial dicarboxylate carrier, whose protein sequence is MTVLDDHIIDECVDLPEGRLPRWWFGGFSSVCVAFAVAPIDIVKTHMQIQKKKCTILATVTNIYKMRGFLGFYDGFSAAILRQMTCINIRFVVYEAGKNMQLVEDNSYLGKIILGCAAGVCGSVCGIPTDLLNVRMQTDVKSQPDERRNYKHVFDGLVRIPKEEGWMALYKGGSVAVLKAALGTCSQIALYDIIKTEVRRNTSVKDGIPLHFLTSLATSIISSAITHPLDVVKTLLMNSRPGEFRSTFHATRYMMRFGLIGPYRGLVPAMVRKAPATTLLFVLYEQLRLHFGICSLGGDKVNGN, encoded by the exons ATGACGGTCTTGGATGACCATATCATTGATGAGTGCGTGGATTTGCCAGAAGGACGCTTGCCGCGTTGGTGGTTCGGCGGCTTCTCCTCCGTCTGTGTGGCCTTCGCGGTGGCCCCAATAGACATCGTGAAAACTCACATGCAGATACAGAAGAAAAAGTGTACTATTCTAGCAACAGTGACCAACATTTACAAGATGAGGG GTTTCCTGGGCTTCTACGATGGCTTTTCGGCTGCCATTCTGCGACAGATGACCTGCATCAACATCCGCTTCGTTGTCTATGAGGCTGGCAAGAATATGCAACTTGTAGAGGATAATTCATATCTTGGTAAAATTATCCTGGGCTGCGCGGCTGGTGTTTGTGGATCGGTGTGTGGAATACCCACCGACCTGCTTAATGTCCGGATGCAGACCGATGTAAAGAGCCAGCCGGACGAGCGACGCAA CTATAAGCACGTCTTTGATGGCCTCGTTCGCATACCCAAGGAGGAGGGCTGGATGGCTCTCTACAAAGGTGGATCGGTAGCAGTCCTAAAGGCAGCTCTGGGAACTTGCAGTCAAATTGCTTTATACGACATT ATCAAAACGGAAGTGCGAAGAAATACTTCTGTAAAAGACGGTATACCTCTGCATTTTCTGACTTCGCTGGCAACGTCGATCATTTCGTCTGCAATCACCCATCCCTTGGACGTGGTGAAGACCTTACTGATGAACTCTAGACCCGGCGAATTTCGCAGCACCTTCCACGCGACCAGGTACATGATGCGATTCGGCCTCATCGGACCCTACCGAGGATTAGTCCCAGCGATGGTGCGAAAGGCACCGGCCACCACTCTGCTATTTGTATTGTACGAACAGTTGAGGCTTCACTTCGGAATATGCTCCCTGGGAGGGGATAAAGTTAACGGGAATTAG